From a region of the Halolamina sp. CBA1230 genome:
- the arsB gene encoding ACR3 family arsenite efflux transporter, which yields MSDSLGVLDRYLTVWIGLAMVLGVGLGRFAPEFVDALNAVTWHGTSLPIALGLFVMIFPIMAEIDYGRVPKVTRTARKEIGLTLAFNWLIAPFVMYGLATLFLDGRPGFVTGLILVGIAPCIAMVLIWNELAAGNQELCAVCVGVNSLLQIALFVPYAFLFLTLLRGTAVDVSMSLIAQMVGVFLGLPLVLGYLTQKTAFRTIGRDAYFDRVIPRISPFGLLGLLFTVVVMFALKGDYIVANPGEIVLIAVPLLLFFTGLWALAYGASAVLGFSYTESVSVAFTASSNNFELAIAVAVAVFGVGSNVALATVVGPLIEVPVMLALVRVALATKDRLFPGSAAVSSPVTSD from the coding sequence GTGAGCGACTCGCTGGGCGTTCTGGACCGCTACCTCACCGTCTGGATCGGGCTGGCGATGGTTCTGGGCGTGGGGCTCGGTCGGTTCGCGCCCGAATTCGTCGACGCGCTGAACGCCGTCACGTGGCACGGGACCAGCCTCCCGATCGCGCTCGGGCTGTTCGTGATGATCTTCCCGATCATGGCCGAGATCGACTACGGGCGCGTGCCGAAAGTGACCCGCACCGCGCGCAAAGAGATCGGCCTCACGCTGGCGTTCAACTGGCTGATCGCGCCGTTCGTGATGTACGGGCTCGCGACGTTGTTCCTCGACGGCCGGCCGGGGTTCGTCACCGGCCTCATCCTCGTCGGGATCGCACCCTGTATCGCGATGGTGCTGATCTGGAACGAGCTCGCGGCGGGGAACCAGGAGCTCTGTGCGGTCTGTGTCGGCGTGAACAGCCTGCTCCAGATCGCGCTGTTCGTCCCCTACGCCTTCCTGTTCCTGACGCTGCTGCGCGGCACCGCGGTCGACGTGTCGATGTCGCTGATCGCCCAGATGGTCGGGGTGTTCCTCGGCCTCCCGCTCGTACTGGGCTACCTGACCCAGAAGACGGCGTTCCGCACGATCGGCCGGGACGCGTACTTCGATCGCGTGATCCCCCGAATCAGCCCGTTCGGGCTTCTCGGCCTACTGTTCACCGTCGTGGTGATGTTCGCGCTGAAGGGCGACTACATCGTCGCCAACCCCGGGGAGATCGTCCTGATCGCGGTCCCGCTGCTGCTTTTCTTCACCGGGCTGTGGGCGCTGGCCTACGGCGCCAGCGCGGTGCTGGGGTTCTCCTACACCGAGAGCGTTAGCGTCGCGTTCACGGCCTCCTCGAACAACTTCGAACTCGCGATCGCGGTCGCCGTCGCCGTGTTCGGCGTCGGCAGCAACGTCGCGCTCGCGACAGTCGTCGGCCCGCTGATCGAAGTGCCGGTGATGCTCGCGCTGGTCCGGGTCGCGCTGGCGACGAAAGACCGACTGTTCCCCGGAAGCGCCGCCGTGAGCAGCCCTGTGACGAGCGACTGA
- a CDS encoding class I SAM-dependent methyltransferase — protein sequence MGFHTFDPERAAKLDDAASRYRYVSAEELVWAVDAAATDTLADLGSGTGFFTDDVAPHAGTVYGVDVQEAMHDRYRENGVPENVELVTAEVAELPFDDGELDGAFSTMTFHEFASEESIAEIERVVTSDGCVAVADWTATGAGEAGPPVSERFSLEEARTRFEAGGFEIAFAASRSETFLLVARAP from the coding sequence ATGGGATTCCACACGTTCGACCCGGAACGGGCGGCGAAACTCGACGACGCGGCCTCGCGCTACCGCTACGTCTCCGCCGAGGAGCTCGTCTGGGCGGTCGACGCGGCGGCGACGGACACCCTCGCGGATCTCGGCAGTGGGACGGGCTTTTTCACCGACGACGTGGCGCCCCACGCCGGAACGGTGTACGGCGTCGACGTGCAGGAGGCGATGCACGACCGCTACCGCGAGAACGGCGTGCCCGAGAACGTCGAACTGGTCACCGCCGAGGTGGCGGAGCTCCCGTTCGACGACGGCGAACTCGACGGCGCCTTCTCGACGATGACGTTCCACGAGTTCGCGAGCGAGGAGTCGATCGCGGAGATCGAACGCGTCGTCACCTCGGACGGGTGCGTCGCCGTCGCCGACTGGACGGCCACAGGGGCGGGCGAGGCCGGGCCGCCGGTCTCGGAGCGGTTCAGTCTCGAGGAGGCGAGAACACGGTTCGAAGCTGGCGGGTTCGAGATCGCGTTCGCGGCGAGCCGGTCGGAGACGTTCCTGCTCGTGGCTCGGGCGCCGTAG
- a CDS encoding ABC transporter permease subunit, with protein sequence MTDPPGWLSATWTVAAFEGRERLRMGAVIAALLAAYGALFVWVGPDLVAGEELQGLLDAMPPVMVELLGFESLASLSGLLAGEYYTFGWLVGLAGYVAYTAAGSVAGDLESDRMDTVLAAPVPRGSVLLGNFLALLVPILIVNAVVPPVLYVAAAAVGESLPLDHLLALHALSVPYLLCWGAVGLLLGVVIGRSRVAGRIALALVFASWLFESVLDVTDYAEVAAITPTRYLDPSAVLLEGEYDLLGTAVLVAATAILVTASRAAFARRDL encoded by the coding sequence GTGACCGACCCGCCGGGCTGGCTGTCGGCAACGTGGACCGTCGCGGCGTTCGAGGGCCGGGAGCGTCTGCGGATGGGTGCCGTCATCGCGGCGCTGCTCGCGGCGTATGGCGCCCTGTTCGTCTGGGTCGGGCCCGACCTCGTCGCGGGCGAGGAGCTGCAGGGGCTGCTCGACGCGATGCCGCCCGTGATGGTCGAGCTACTGGGGTTCGAGAGCCTCGCGTCGCTGTCGGGGCTGCTCGCCGGCGAGTACTACACGTTCGGCTGGCTGGTCGGGCTCGCGGGCTACGTCGCCTACACCGCCGCCGGCTCGGTCGCCGGCGACCTGGAGAGCGACCGGATGGACACCGTGCTCGCGGCGCCGGTTCCCCGGGGGAGCGTCCTCCTCGGAAACTTCCTCGCGCTGCTGGTTCCGATCCTGATCGTCAACGCCGTCGTCCCGCCGGTGCTGTACGTCGCCGCGGCCGCCGTGGGCGAGTCGCTCCCGCTCGATCACCTCCTCGCGCTCCACGCGCTCTCGGTGCCGTACCTGCTGTGCTGGGGTGCAGTTGGGCTCCTGCTGGGCGTGGTGATCGGCCGGAGCCGGGTCGCGGGCCGGATCGCGCTCGCGCTGGTGTTCGCCTCCTGGCTGTTCGAGTCGGTGCTGGACGTGACCGACTACGCCGAGGTGGCAGCGATCACGCCGACGCGGTATCTCGACCCGTCGGCCGTGCTGCTCGAGGGTGAGTACGACCTGCTCGGGACGGCCGTGTTGGTCGCCGCGACAGCGATACTCGTTACGGCGAGTCGAGCGGCGTTCGCACGCCGGGATCTCTAG
- a CDS encoding metalloregulator ArsR/SmtB family transcription factor has protein sequence MSDTEPRLRRRIEAEVGECCDADVQQRLDELVDLAASASGDDGPRDAFAALGNETRYRLTRILSATEGELCVCELEPVVDVSESAVSHALADLVNAGLATRRKEGNWRYYDSTAFADDLLAVADRETEA, from the coding sequence ATGAGCGACACCGAACCGCGCCTGCGGCGGCGGATCGAGGCGGAGGTCGGCGAGTGCTGCGACGCCGACGTCCAGCAGCGACTCGACGAACTCGTCGACCTCGCAGCGTCCGCGTCGGGGGACGACGGCCCTCGCGACGCGTTCGCCGCGCTGGGCAACGAGACGCGCTACCGACTGACCCGCATTCTCTCGGCCACGGAGGGGGAACTCTGTGTCTGTGAACTCGAACCCGTCGTCGACGTGAGCGAGAGCGCGGTCAGCCACGCGCTCGCGGATCTCGTCAACGCCGGGCTCGCCACTCGCCGGAAGGAGGGGAACTGGCGCTACTACGACAGCACCGCCTTCGCCGACGACCTGCTCGCGGTCGCCGATCGGGAGACAGAGGCGTGA
- a CDS encoding low molecular weight phosphatase family protein — MPEPTPSDPIRIAFVCVQNAGRSQMAYAFARRERDRRGLQSEIDLVTGGTRPADHVHPAVVDAMHEIGIAISDRIPREVTVDELRESDYAITMGCSAADVCPAGWGGESRDWDLDDPDGRSPAAVAAIRDEIETRVEALFDELAG, encoded by the coding sequence ATGCCAGAACCTACTCCGTCCGACCCGATCCGCATCGCCTTCGTCTGCGTGCAGAACGCCGGCCGTTCGCAGATGGCGTACGCGTTCGCTCGCCGGGAGCGCGACCGACGGGGGCTCCAGAGCGAGATCGACCTGGTCACCGGCGGCACACGGCCAGCCGACCACGTCCATCCGGCGGTCGTCGACGCCATGCACGAGATCGGGATCGCCATCTCGGATCGCATCCCCCGGGAGGTGACAGTCGACGAACTCCGGGAGAGCGACTACGCCATCACGATGGGCTGCTCGGCCGCGGACGTCTGCCCCGCCGGCTGGGGTGGCGAGAGCCGCGACTGGGACCTCGACGACCCGGACGGTCGCTCGCCCGCGGCGGTTGCCGCGATCCGCGACGAGATCGAAACACGCGTCGAAGCGCTGTTCGACGAACTGGCGGGCTGA